In Thermus oshimai DSM 12092, the sequence TTCCTCCGGCTTTCGCCGGCAGTCCCCTTAGAGTGCCCGGCTTGCCCGCTGGCAACTAAGGGCGGGGGTTGCGCTCGTTGCGGGACTTAACCCAACATCTCACGACACGAGCTGACGACGGCCATGCAGCACCTGTGCTGGGGTTCCCTTGCGGGCACCCCGGGTTTTCACCCGGGTTCCCCAGCATGTCAAGGCCTGGTAAGGTTCTTCGCGTTGCTTCGAATTAAACCACATGCTCCACCGCTTGTGCGGGTCCCCGTCAATTCCTTTGAGTTTCAGCCTTGCGGCCGTACTCCCCAGGCGGCGCGCTTAACGCGTTAGCTTCGGCCCCCAGAGGACCCAGAGACCTAGCGCGCAACGTTTAGGGCGTGGACTACCCGGGTATCTAATCCGGTTTGCTCCCCACGCTTTCGCGCCTCAGCGTCACGGGCGGGCCAGGTGGCTGCCTTCGCCATTGGCGTTCCTCCCGGTATCTGCGCATTTCACCGCTACTCCGGGAATTCCACCACCCTCTCCCGCCGTCTAGCCCGGGCGTATCCGGCGCGGTTCCACGGTTGAGCCGTGGGCTTTAACGCCGGACGCCCCGGGCCGCCTACACGCCCTTTACGCCCAGTGAATCCGGGTAACGCTTGCGCCCTCCGTATTACCGCGGCTGCTGGCACGGAGTTGGCCGGCGCTATTACCCTGGTACCGTCAGTCCCCTTGTGGGGGTTTTCGTCCCAGGTTCAGCGGTTTACACCCCGAGGGGCTTCGTCCCGCAAGCGGCGTCGCTCCGTCAGGCTTTCGCCCATTGCGGAAGATTCCTAACTGCTGCCTCCCGTAGGAGTGGGGCCCGTGTCTCAGTGCCCCTGTGGCCGGCCATCCTCTCAGACCGGCTACCCGTCGTTGCCTTGGTGGGCCGTTACCCCACCAACTAGCTGATGGGACGCGGGCCCATCCGGAAGCGGCTTTTGGCCTTTAGTCACGGCCCAGGGGCCGGGACCACATGGGGGATTAGCCCGGGTTTCCCCGGGTTGTCCCCCACTTCCGGGCAGGTCACCCACGCGTTACTCACCCGTCCGCCGCTGGGTGGCGAACCACCCCGCACGACTTGCATGTCTTAGGCACGCCGCCAGCGTTCACCCTGAGCCAGGATCAAACTCTCCAAAAAAGTACGCCCGAAGGCGTCTGGGTTCGTGTTTAGCCCGAATCCTGCGCTTTCAAGATCCCCCGTCGGCTTCCAGCCGACGCAAAAAGCAATATACCGCGCACCCCCCTTTCTGTCAAGATGGGGGCATGGACCTCTTGGTGGTGGTGCCCCACCCGGACGACGAGACCTTTGGGGCCGGGGGCGCGCTGCTTCTCGCCAAGGCCGAAGGGCTTAGGACCGGGGTCATCGCCCTCACCCGGGGGGAGGCGGGGCGCACCCTGGGCCTCTGCCCCCCCGAGCGCCTGGGGGAGGTGCGGGCGGAGGAGCTAAAGAGGGCGGCGGAGGTTCTAGGGGTGGACCATCTGGAGGTGCTTTCCTTCCCCAACGGCCTTCCGCCGGAAGCCGGGGAGGAGGAACGGGGGGTTTTTAGGGGCGAGGGCCTCATGGCCCACCCGGAGGCGGTGGAGGTTTTGCGGGCGCGCTTTCTCGCCTTAAGGCCCCGCTTCGTCCTCACCTTTCCCCCCGACGGCATCAACGGCCACCCCGACCACGTGGCGACAAGCCGCTACGTGCGGGAGGCGGCGGAGGGCCTTAGGCTGGTTTACTTCGTCCGCCCCGATGGGCCTTGGCCCGTGACCCACCGCCTGAGGCTTCCCGAGTGGGCCTTAAGCCGGAAGCTCAGGGCCTTGGCCCAGCACAAGACCCAGGCCCTTTCCGTGCTGGCCTTCATGGAGAGGCATCCGGAACGGCTCTGGACGGAGAGCTTCTTTGTGGTGGGGGCGGAGGGGCTGAAGGAGGGGCCATGGTGGTGAGGCCTTTGGAGCACACCGCGGACGTGGGGTTTGAGCTGGAAGGGGAGAGCCTCGAGGCCCTCTTCCAGGCCGCCCTTCTGGGCCTTTTGGAGGTCATGTTCCAAAACCCCCCACAAGGGGGAAGGAGGCGGCGGAGGCTTCGCCTGGAGGCGGAGGACCTGGAAGGGCTCCTGGTCCGCTTCCTAAACGAGCTCATCTACCTGATCCAGACCAAGGGCTTCGTGCCGGGCCGGGCCAGGCTGCGGATTAACCCCACCCCCACGGGCTACGCCCTGGAGGGGACGCTCTTTGGGGAGCCCTTTCGGCCGGAAATGGGCTTCCAGGGGGAGGTGAAAAGCGCCACCTTCCACGGCCTGAAGGTGGCGGAGGAGGGGGGAAGGTGGCGGGCGCGGGTGATCCTAGACGTATAAGCGGGAAAGCCTTTCCTTGACCCGCTCAAGAAGCCCCGCTTCCGCCAGGGCCTTGGCCCGGAGGAGGGCGTTTTTCACCGCCTCCTCGTCCGCGGAGCCGTGGCCGATGAGGACCGTGCCCTCCACCCCCAGAAGGGGCATGGCCCCGTACTGGGCGGGGTCCACCTTGGCCCTCACCCGCCTCAGGGCGGGGAGGACCAAAAGGGCCCCAAGCCGGGCCAGGGGGGAGGAGGTGAGGGCCTCCTTGATCCAGGAAAGGAGGACCTTGGCCTCCCCTTCCGCCAGCTTCAGGGCCACGTTCCCCGTGAAGCCGTCGGTGACCACCACCTCCGTGGTGCCCAGGAAGATGTCCCGCCCCTCCACGTTGCCGAAGAAGCGCTCCCCCAAAGCGGCCTTCAGGAGGGGGTAGGCCTCGAGGACCAAGGCGTTCCCCTTCCCCTCCTCCTCCCCGATGGAAAGGAGGCCCACCTTGGGGGCCTCCGCCCCGCTGGCCTCCGCGTAGGCCAGGCCCATGGCCGCGAACTGGAGGAGGAAGGAGGGGCGGCAGTCCGCGTTGGCCCCCCCGTCCAGGAGGAAGGTGCGGCCCCGTTGGCTGGGGAACTCCACCAGGAGGGCCGGCCGCTCCACCCCCTTCACCCGCCCCAGGGTGAAGAGGGCCGCGGCCATGGTGGCCCCGGTGTGGCCCATGGAGACCACCGCCTCTACTTCCTTCCTTTTGAGGAGCTCCATGGCCACGGCGATGGAGCTTTCCCGCCGCCTCCGCACCTCGGTGGCCTGCTCCTCCATGCGGATCCAGTCCGGGGCGGGGTGGATGGGGAGGTGGCCCCCCTGGCGCTGGAGTTCCTCTTTCAGCCGGTCCTCCGGCCCCACCAGGACCACCTCCACCCCGGATCGGGCCGCCTTCAGGGCCCCGGCCACCGTGACCCTGGGGGCGTGGTCGCCCCCCATGGCGTCCAGGGCGATCCGCATCAGGCGCTGGGGGGGAGGTGCTTCTGCAGCTTGGCCTCAAAGTTGCGCTTGGGCTGGGCCCCCACCAGGACCTCCACCGGCTGGCCCCCCTTGAAGAGGATGACCGTGGGGATGCTCATCACCCGGTAGCGCATGGCCGTCTTGGGGTTCTCGTCCACGTCCAGCTTGGCCACCACCACCCGCCCCTCATACTCCTGGGCCAGCTCCTCCAGGATGGGGGCGATCATCCGGCAGGGGGCGCACCACTCGGCCCAAAAGTCCACCAGAACCAAGGGGTTCTGCGCCAAGAGCTGGTCAAACTCCGCGTCCGTAACCTCCACGGGCTTCGCCATACCTCCCCCACTTTAGAGCAAAACCCCCCGGGGATAAACCCCAGGGGGAAGGGGCCTTGGATCAGCGCTTTTTCTTGCCGCCCTTCTTCCCCTTGCCGCCTCCGAAGCCCCCCGTGCCCCGGAGGAAGCTCTTGAGCTTGTTCTCAAACTCCGGGGCCTGCCGGGGCAGGCGCCGGGGCCTAGGGGGTGGGGCCCCCTCGGGCGCAGGGGTCAGGTCCTTGATGGACAGGTCCAGCCGCCCCTTGGCGTCCCGGCCCTTGACCATCACCTGGACGATGTCCCCCTCGTTGAGGAAGTCCCGGACGTTTTTGACGAACTCGTGGGCGATCTGGGAGATGTGCACCAGGCCCTGTTCCCCGCCCGGGAGCTCCACAAAGGCGCCAAAATCCGTAACCCGCACCACGCGGCCTTCCACGATGCTTCCAGCTTCTAGCTCCACTGTCCTTCTCCTCGCGCGAGCACGCCCGCGGTAGCCCCACTATAGCACAAGAGGGCGCACCCCCTTCCCCTCCACCCTCTTCAGGAGGTCGGCCACCCGCTGGCCCAGCCGGGGGTGGACCAGGTCGGGGGCCAGGTCCGCGAGGGGCACCAGGACGAAGGCCCGCTCCTGGAGGCGGGGGTGGGGGAGGGTAAGGCCCTCCTCCTCCAGGACCAGGTCCCCGTAGAGGAGGAGGTCCAGGTCTATGGTCCTGGGGCCTAGGGGCTCGGTCCGGACCCGGCCCAGGGCCTGTTCGATGTCCAGGAGATGCTGGAGGAGGGCCTTGGGGGGGAGGGCGGTCTCCACCTCCGCCACCAGGTTGAGGTAGAGGGGCTGGGGGGGGCCTACGGGGTCGGTCTCGTAGACGGGGGAGAGGCGGAGGAGGTGGGTCTTGGGCAGGCGGGAGAGGGCGGAAAGGGCCAGGAGGAGGTAGCCGGTGCGGTCCCCCAGGTTGCTCCCCAAGGCGATGTAGGCGCGCACGCCCTCCAGTCTACGCCTGGCAGCGGGGGCAGAAGTGGGTGCCCCGCCCGGCCACCCGGAGGCGGAGGATGGGGCCGCCGCAGCGGGGGCAGGGGAGGCCCTTCCGCCCGTAGACCGCGTGCCGGGCCTGGAAGCCCCCGGGGACGCCATCCGGCTGCTGGTAGGTCTTGTCGGAAAGGGTGCTCCCCCCTAGGGCCACCGCCTCTTCCAGGACGCTCCTCAGGGCCTGGTGCAGGCGGAAGGCCTCCGCCTCCGAGAGGCTTTGCCCCGGGCGCAAGGGGTTTAGCCCCGCGCGGAAAAGGGCCTCGTCCGCGTAGATGTTCCCCACCCCCGCGGCTAGGCGCTGCTCCAGGAAGAGGGCCTTGAGGGGCTTCCGGCTCCCCTTAAGGGCCTTGTAGAAGGGCGGAAAGGGGAAGGCCCCCAGGGGCTCGGGGCCCAGGCGGGCGAGGAGGGGGATTTCCCCGTACGCCCCCCGCTCCACCACCCAGATGCGCCCGAAGCGCCGGGGGTCGTGGAAGAAGAGGTGCCCGTCCTCCAGGACGAACTCCACCCGGGCGTGGGGGGTCTTCTCCTTGCGGAAGCCCCCGGTCATGCCCAGGTGGACCACCATCTCCTTCCCCTCCGTGAGGGCGAAGAGGAGGAACTTCCCCCGGCGCTCCAAGTCCAACACCCTTTTCCCTTCCGCTTCTCCTGTGTTCCGGTAGCGTAAGGGGTCTTGGTGGAGGATCTTGAGGAGGGCCTTTCCCCGGAGGAGGGGAAGGAGCTTTCTGCGGGTGGTCTCCACCTCGGGGAGCTCAGGCATCCCGGGGCCTCCTGCGGGCGAGCGTGCGGTAAAGCCAGGGGCCCACCCCCAAGGCCCCTCCGAGCCAGAGGAGGGGGTAGAGGGGCCTTAGGGGGGGAAGGGCGCGGGCCAGGGCCAGGAGGGCCCCGTAGCCCCGGTGGACCCTTTCCCCCTCAAAGACGTGGAGGGCCTCGAGGAGGGCGGACCTGTCCCCTTCGGGGGCGCTGCCCACGGGGAGGAGGACGAGCCTCCCCTCCCGGTCCAGCCGCTTAAGGGCCTTCCCGAAGGCCCGGCAGTAGGGGCACCCTTCGTCTAGGTAGGCCTTCACGGCGCGTCCACCGGGACGGGCTCCCCCTTCTCGTTCACCGCCACGTAGGTGAGCTCCCCCTTGGTGGCGAGAACCCGCCCGTTTTCCTTGCCGAAGCGCTCCTTGTACACCTCCACCTCCACGGTGAGGGAGGTCCGGCCCACCCGCACCACCCGGGCCACCACCTCCAGGAGGTCCCCGGTGCGGATGGGCACCTTGAACTCCACACCCCCCACGGCCACGGTGACCACGGGCTTCTTGGCCCGCCGGGCCGCGGCGTAGGAGCCCACCTTGTCCATAAGGCCCAGGACGAACCCGCCAAAGGCCGCCCCTAGGGGGTTGGTGTGCTCGGGGAAGACGAGCTCGAGGGTGCGCGCCTCCATCCCCCTTAGCCTAAGGGACGTAGAGGCCATCCGTCAGCCGGGCCATCTCCCGGTCCCTCTCCGTGACCCCCCCCTTGGTGTGGGTCCACCACTCCACCGTCACCCGCCCCCACTCCACGGTGAGGCGGGGGTGGTGCCCCTTCTCCTCCGCCAGGGCCCCCACCCGGTCCGCGAAGGCCAGGGCCTCCCGGAAGTCCCGAAAGCGGAACTCCTTGTAGAGGCGCTCGGGGTTCTCCAGCACCTGCCAGTCCATGCCCTGAGCGTAGGGCAAAACCCCCGGGCCTTTTGTGCCCGGGGACGGGTTTGGTTGCGGGGGCGGGATTTGAACCCGCGACCTTCGGGTTATGAGCCCGACGAGCTACCAGGCTGCTCCACCCCGCGTCGCCAACCTTTAGTATGGCGGGCCTAGGGGGGTTTGTCAAGGGTGGGGGGTTTGGGTATCTTGGCCCCATGCGGCTTTTAGAGGTGGCCCTGCCCCTTCCCCTGGAGGCCCTCACCTACCTCCCCCCCTTGGGGAGGGAGGAGGAAGAGGCCCTGGGCCGGCGGGTGGCCGTGCCCTGGCGGGGGGAGGTGCGGGTTGGGGTGGTGGTGGGGGAAGGGGAGGGGCGGCCCGCCCTCCACCTCCGCCACGCCCTGGCCTACCTGGACGAACGCCCCCTCCTCCGGGAGGAGGAGATCGCCTTCCTGAAGGCCGCGGCCCACCACCTCTTCGCGCCCCTGGGCCAGGTGCTTGCGGACTTCCTCCCCCCCATGCCCGAGCTCGTCCACCGGGTGCGCCTCTTCCCGCGGGCGGACCCTGGGCTTCTTCCCCCTGGGCTTTCCGCCCTAAGGGACTGGCAGGAGGCCAAGGGCTTTGACCCCAAGCTTTTGGACCTCTTACGGGAAGCCGGGGTTCTGGAGGAGGAGGTTTCCTTTAGGCCGCAAAAGAGGGTCCTCCGCCTCCTGAAGGAGCCCGAGGAGGGGCTGGAGGAAGCCCCTAGGCGGGTCTTGGAGGCCCTCAAGGCCCTGGGGGAGGCGGAAAGCCAGGCCGCCCTGGCCCGGGCCGCGGGGGTGGGGGTAGGGGTGGTGAAGCGGCTTTTGGAAAAGGGGTACATCGGCCTCCTCCCCCCCGAGCCCCCAAGGGGGCGGGGCCCGGCGCTTGAGCCCCTCTTCCTCCCCGAGCGGCCCGAGCGGGTGAACGGGGGGCGGCTTCGGGAGAGGATGCGCGTCCTCAAGGGCCTCCTGGAGGAGGGGGACCACCTCGTCCTCTTCCCCGAGGTGGGGCTTCTGGAGCGCTTCCTGGAGGGCTTCCCCGAGGCCAGGCCCTACCACGGGGGGCTTCCCTCCTGGGCCCGGGAGGCCCTCTTCCAGAGGCCAGGGGGCACGGTCTTCGCCACCTACGGGGGGCTTCTCCTTCCCTACACCCCCCAGGGGATCGTGGTGGTGGAGGAGGGGAGCGAAAGCTACAAGCTCCCCTCGGGCACCCGGGCCTTCATCCCTCCCCTGGCGGAGCTCAGGGCCCGGCTTTTGGGGATCCCCCTCACCTACCTCTCCCTGGTGCCCGCGGTGGAGGTCCTGGAGAGGAAGCCCCTCCGCCTCCCCGTGCCCAAGCCCCGCCTCCTCACCCTCTCCCTTAAGGAGGAGCGGGGCTGGCCCTTCACGGGCAGGGCCCTGGCCCTCCTCAAGCAGGTGGAGGAAAGGGGCCGCCAGGCGGTGGTCCTGGCCTCGAGGCGGGGCTTTAGCGCCCTCCTCCTCTGCCCGGACTGCGGCTACAAGCCCACCTGCCCGGACTGCGCCCTCCCCTTGCGCTTCCACCAAAGCCCCCCCACCCTCCTCTGCCACCAGTGCGGCCACAAGGAGGCCCCGCCCCCCCTTTGCCCCCGGTGCGGCTCCCCCCTCTTAGAGCCCCGGGGCCCGGGGGTGGACTGGCTTGTAAGGGAGCTTAAGGAGCGGCTTACCCTCCCCGTGTACCGCTTCGCCAAGGACGGGAAGGACGACCTCACCCCCCTCCTCCGGGGGGAGCCTGGGGTGGTGGTGGGGACCACGGCCCTCCTAAGGGGCCCGGTGCTCCCCGGGCTTGCCCTGGTCCTCCTCCCCTACGCGGACGGCTTCCTCATGGACTCGGACTTCCGGGCCGCGGAGCGCTACCACCGCCTCCTTTGGGCCCTCACGGAGCTCAGGCCCGGCCACCGGCCCCTCCTCGTCCTCCAGACCTTCCACCCCGACCACCCCGTCCACCGGGCCCTGGAGGAGGGGGAGGTGGAGGCTTTCCTGTGGGAGGAGAAGGCCCTCAGGGAGGCCCTGGACTACCCTCCTAAGGTGCGCATGGTGAAGCTGGAGGTGGCCCACCGCAAGGAGGAGAGGGCCCTGGCCCTGGCCCTGGAGCTCCTGGAGGCCTTAAGGAAGGCAGCGGGGGAGGAGGAGGTCCTGGGCCCCGCCCCCGCCCCCGTGCCCAAGCTCAAGGGGCACTACCTTTACCACCTCCTCCTGAAGGGGAGCACGGAAAGGCTCCACGAGCTCCTTGCCCACCTGGACCGCCGGAAGTTCAAGCTGGACCCGGACCCCTTCCGCTTCGTGGGCCTTTTGGAGGACTGATATCCTTTTGGCCATGGAACCCCCCTACCGGGCCTGGCTGGAGGTGGACCTGGGGGCCCTTTGGGCCAACTACGCCCTCCTTTCGGCCCGGGCCAAGGGGGAGGTCATCCCCGTGCTCAAGGCGGAGGCCTACGGCCACGGGGCCCTCCCCCTAGCCCGCTTCCTCCTGGGGCGGGGGGTTAGGCGGGTGGCGGTGGCCACCCTGGGCGAGGCCCGGGCCTTAAGGCGGGGGGGCGTGGGGGGGGAGGTCCTCCTCCTCGGAAGCCTCCACCCCCTCGAGGCCGAGGAGGCCCTAGCCCTGGGCCTCGTCCCTACGCTTTCCACCCTCGAGGCCGCCCGGGCCCTGGCCCAAAGGGCCCGGGCCCTCGGCCTCACCCCCAGGGCCCACCTCAAGGTGGACACCGGCATGAACCGGGTGGGCTTCCCCTGGCGGGAGGCCCTGGCCGCCCTACGGGCGGTAGAGGCCCTGGGGGTTAGGGTGGAAGGGGTTTATAGCCACCTGGCCACCGCGGGGGAGGACCCCTCCTTCGTGGAGGTGCAAAGGGCCCGTTTTCTGGAGGTGCAAAGGGCCCTTGGCCCCGGCTACCTCTACCACCTGGAGAACTCCCATGGCCTCCTCCTCCACGGGGGGGAGAACGCGCGGGTGGGGCTTGCCCTCTACGGGCTCATCCCCGGCTTTGGCCTTAGGCCCGTCCTCCGCCTCCTGGCCCGCCCCACCCTGGTGAAGCGCCTGGAAAGGGGGGCGCGGGTGGGGTATGGGGGGGAGTACGTGGCCCGGGGGGGGGAGTGGCTCGCCACCCTGCCCGTGGGCTACGCGGATGGCCTCCCCCGGGGGGCGGTGCGGGGGGTGAAGGGGCCGGACGGAAGCCTCCTCCCCGTGGCCGGGCGCATCTCCATGGACCAGACCACGGTGCTCCTCCCCGCTCCCGTGGACCTGGGGGCGGTCTTTGAGGTGGTCGGCCCCGACTTCGGCCCCACGGGGCTTTGCGCCCTGGCGGAGGCCCGGGGGACCATCCCCTACGAGGTGGCCGTCCACCTCTCCCGCCGCCTGCCCCGGCTCTACCTCCTGGAGGGGAGGGTGGTGGAGCGGGTAGAGTGAGGGGGTGCAGGCCGTCCGCCTCTTCCAGGGCTACCTCTGGCACCCCAGGGAGGCCCCTTTAGACCCCAAGGCCCTCCTGCCCGAGGAGGTGGAGGGGGCGAGGCTTCTTCTGGACGAGGTCCCGCCCCCTGTGCCTTTCTTTGAGGACGGGACCCCCACGGCGGGCCAGCGCTTTTACCAGCTCACCCTTCTTGCCCTATCGGAAGCGCCGCCGGAGGCCCTGAAGCCCCTGGCCGAGCGGGTGGCGGAGGTCCTAAAGCCCCTTTTGGAAGGCCTTCCCCAGGGGGTGGGGTGGCTCCTTCTGGAGGACCTGAGGCCCCTTTAGGCGGGCCGCCTCAGGGGCCAGTACCCAAGCCCAAGCCCGAGGAGGAGGAGGAGAAGCCCTAAAGGCCTCGGCCGCACCAAAAGGCCCAGGAAGGCCCCGAAGAGGAGAAGGCCAAGCCCCACCCGCTTCCTCCCCAGGAGAAAGGCCCGGCCCGAAAGGAACCCCAAAAGGAGGGGCAGGGCCCAGGAGACGAGGAGGAGAAGCCCAAGGGCCCAGGGGGTCAAAGCCGGTGCTCCTCGGGGGCGAAGCCCTCCACCCAGAAGCTCCCGTCCGGACGGTGCTCCTTCTTCCAGACGGGGAGGATCTGCTTCACCCGGTCAATGGCGTACTGGCAGGCTAAGAAGGCCTCCTTGCGGTGCCTCGCCGAGACCACGATGGCGATGGA encodes:
- a CDS encoding PIG-L deacetylase family protein: MDLLVVVPHPDDETFGAGGALLLAKAEGLRTGVIALTRGEAGRTLGLCPPERLGEVRAEELKRAAEVLGVDHLEVLSFPNGLPPEAGEEERGVFRGEGLMAHPEAVEVLRARFLALRPRFVLTFPPDGINGHPDHVATSRYVREAAEGLRLVYFVRPDGPWPVTHRLRLPEWALSRKLRALAQHKTQALSVLAFMERHPERLWTESFFVVGAEGLKEGPWW
- a CDS encoding archease, which translates into the protein MVVRPLEHTADVGFELEGESLEALFQAALLGLLEVMFQNPPQGGRRRRRLRLEAEDLEGLLVRFLNELIYLIQTKGFVPGRARLRINPTPTGYALEGTLFGEPFRPEMGFQGEVKSATFHGLKVAEEGGRWRARVILDV
- the plsX gene encoding phosphate acyltransferase PlsX, with protein sequence MRIALDAMGGDHAPRVTVAGALKAARSGVEVVLVGPEDRLKEELQRQGGHLPIHPAPDWIRMEEQATEVRRRRESSIAVAMELLKRKEVEAVVSMGHTGATMAAALFTLGRVKGVERPALLVEFPSQRGRTFLLDGGANADCRPSFLLQFAAMGLAYAEASGAEAPKVGLLSIGEEEGKGNALVLEAYPLLKAALGERFFGNVEGRDIFLGTTEVVVTDGFTGNVALKLAEGEAKVLLSWIKEALTSSPLARLGALLVLPALRRVRAKVDPAQYGAMPLLGVEGTVLIGHGSADEEAVKNALLRAKALAEAGLLERVKERLSRLYV
- the trxA gene encoding thioredoxin is translated as MAKPVEVTDAEFDQLLAQNPLVLVDFWAEWCAPCRMIAPILEELAQEYEGRVVVAKLDVDENPKTAMRYRVMSIPTVILFKGGQPVEVLVGAQPKRNFEAKLQKHLPPSA
- a CDS encoding RNA-binding protein S1; protein product: MELEAGSIVEGRVVRVTDFGAFVELPGGEQGLVHISQIAHEFVKNVRDFLNEGDIVQVMVKGRDAKGRLDLSIKDLTPAPEGAPPPRPRRLPRQAPEFENKLKSFLRGTGGFGGGKGKKGGKKKR
- the folK gene encoding 2-amino-4-hydroxy-6-hydroxymethyldihydropteridine diphosphokinase translates to MRAYIALGSNLGDRTGYLLLALSALSRLPKTHLLRLSPVYETDPVGPPQPLYLNLVAEVETALPPKALLQHLLDIEQALGRVRTEPLGPRTIDLDLLLYGDLVLEEEGLTLPHPRLQERAFVLVPLADLAPDLVHPRLGQRVADLLKRVEGKGVRPLVL
- the mutM gene encoding DNA-formamidopyrimidine glycosylase — its product is MPELPEVETTRRKLLPLLRGKALLKILHQDPLRYRNTGEAEGKRVLDLERRGKFLLFALTEGKEMVVHLGMTGGFRKEKTPHARVEFVLEDGHLFFHDPRRFGRIWVVERGAYGEIPLLARLGPEPLGAFPFPPFYKALKGSRKPLKALFLEQRLAAGVGNIYADEALFRAGLNPLRPGQSLSEAEAFRLHQALRSVLEEAVALGGSTLSDKTYQQPDGVPGGFQARHAVYGRKGLPCPRCGGPILRLRVAGRGTHFCPRCQA
- a CDS encoding DCC1-like thiol-disulfide oxidoreductase family protein, whose product is MKAYLDEGCPYCRAFGKALKRLDREGRLVLLPVGSAPEGDRSALLEALHVFEGERVHRGYGALLALARALPPLRPLYPLLWLGGALGVGPWLYRTLARRRPRDA
- a CDS encoding acyl-CoA thioesterase, giving the protein MEARTLELVFPEHTNPLGAAFGGFVLGLMDKVGSYAAARRAKKPVVTVAVGGVEFKVPIRTGDLLEVVARVVRVGRTSLTVEVEVYKERFGKENGRVLATKGELTYVAVNEKGEPVPVDAP
- a CDS encoding 4a-hydroxytetrahydrobiopterin dehydratase, whose product is MDWQVLENPERLYKEFRFRDFREALAFADRVGALAEEKGHHPRLTVEWGRVTVEWWTHTKGGVTERDREMARLTDGLYVP
- the alr gene encoding alanine racemase, with product MEPPYRAWLEVDLGALWANYALLSARAKGEVIPVLKAEAYGHGALPLARFLLGRGVRRVAVATLGEARALRRGGVGGEVLLLGSLHPLEAEEALALGLVPTLSTLEAARALAQRARALGLTPRAHLKVDTGMNRVGFPWREALAALRAVEALGVRVEGVYSHLATAGEDPSFVEVQRARFLEVQRALGPGYLYHLENSHGLLLHGGENARVGLALYGLIPGFGLRPVLRLLARPTLVKRLERGARVGYGGEYVARGGEWLATLPVGYADGLPRGAVRGVKGPDGSLLPVAGRISMDQTTVLLPAPVDLGAVFEVVGPDFGPTGLCALAEARGTIPYEVAVHLSRRLPRLYLLEGRVVERVE
- a CDS encoding DUF3208 domain-containing protein; translated protein: MQAVRLFQGYLWHPREAPLDPKALLPEEVEGARLLLDEVPPPVPFFEDGTPTAGQRFYQLTLLALSEAPPEALKPLAERVAEVLKPLLEGLPQGVGWLLLEDLRPL